From the genome of Dyella jiangningensis:
CCCGGGCGCCTTCTGCAGCGGCTATTGCAAGGAGGCCTGGGAAGACAACGTCACCGAGCCCGTCTGCAGGTGCGGCCACCCCAACTGCCGCCAGGCCGCCGAGGAAATCGGCGAAGACAGCGGCGAGGACCCGGCGCGAACCTGAGCGCGCTCACACCGTAGGCCAGTCGTCGGCGGGCTGCAGCGCGCTGGTGCGGTCGAGCCAGACCCAGGCATCGAACTGGCCGGCGAGTTCCGCACGCATGTAATGCGAAAGCCGCTCGGTCTGCGGCAGGTAGATCACGCCAATGAATCGCTCCAGGCGCGACTGGTGCAGCTCGCCGCGCAGGTCGTCGTCATCCCTCAGGTCCAGCAGGAAGCGTTCGATGCCCGCGCCATGCATGCAGTGTTCGTGGCTGTCGGGCAAGGCCGGTCGAACGTCCATCACCTGCATGGGCTGGTCCCAGGCATCCGCCGCGGCGACCTGCCCCGCATACGTGCCCATGCCAATGGATACACAGCGCAATCCATAGCGTTGACGACACAGCTGGCCGATGTTCAGCTCGCCGCGATGATGGGCCATGTCCGTCGCCCTGGCATCGCCGACATGCGAGTTGTGCGCCCACACCACCACTTTCCGGGTTGCGCCGTGGCTGCGGCGGATGCGATCCAGGGTATCGGCCATATGCATGTCGCGCAGGTTCCAGCTCTCCTGCGATCCGAGGTAGGCCGCGCGGTAGTACTCCTCGGCAGCAGCGACGACGCGTGCGTTCTCGGCCGCATCGAAGAAATCCGCATCGAGCTCCGCCGCGTGGGAGAGCTCGCGTTCGAGCAGATCGCGGCACTGCGCGACCACCGCCTGCGCGCAGCCCTCGTAGTCGCCATGCAGCACCGCGCCACCGTAGCGGATCGGATGGGCGATCCAGGGCGACAGGCAACCGTAGCGCGAGCGCGCGAGTGCCGCGGCATCGGGATCGAGCCGGTCGAGGTAGGCCAGCACCGCCGCCATCGAGGTATCCAGGCTGTAGATGTCCAGGCCGTACAGGCCTGCGCGCTGGTCCCGCGGTCGACCCGCATTGTGTTCGCGCAGCCAGCGCACGAACGCCGCCATCTCGCGGTTGCGCCACATCCAGGCGGGAAAGCGCTGGAACGGCGGCCGTGCGGCATCCAGCGGCGTATCGCCCTGCACGTAGCGATTGACGGTGGAGGCATCGGGCCAATCGGCCTCGATGGCCACCGCCCGGAAGCCGTGCTGCGTGACGAGGCGTTGCGTGATGGCGGCCCGGGCACGGTAGAACTCCGACGTGCCGTGCGTGCCATCGCCGATGAGCACGACGTCGACATCCGCATAGGCATCGAAGGCGTCGGCAAATCCGGCGTCGGCGATGTCCGGCAGCGGCTGCGCATGTTCCGCGATGAGCCCGGCGAGGGCCGCATCCGCCGTCGCGCCGCGCGATGGACCCCTGGCATGACCGGCCGTGCGCATCATGGCGAGCTCACGCGAACATCTCGCGCAGCGTCTGGCGGATCACGTCGGGCGCATCGGGGTCGCCCTTGCTCAGTGCGGCGACGTAGCGCTTCATCTGCTCGAAGGTGACATGCGGTGGCAGGGGCGGCACGTCGGGATCGGCGACGAACTCGATCAGCGTAGGCACGTTCGTCTCGAAGGCTTCGCGCCAGGCGCCCGCGATGTCCTCCGGGCGTTCCACCCTGATGCCACGGAAGCCGAGCAGCTGCGCGTAACGCGAGTACGGGAAATCCTCCACGTCCTGCGCGGGAGAAAACTTGGGATCGCCGCCCAGCGTGCGTTGCTCCCACGTCACCAGGTTCAGGTCGCGGTTGACCAGCACCATCACCACGAAGCCGGGGCGCTTCCACTGCTTCCAGTACTGCTTCACGGTAACCAGCTCGGCATTGCCGTTCATCTGCATGGCGCCATCGCCCACCATCACCAGCACCGGGCGATGCGGATGGGCCATCTTGGCCGCGATGCCATAAGGTACGCCGCCGCCCATCGAGGCCAGCTTGCCCGAGAGCGAAGCCATCATGCCTTCGCGCAGCTTGACGTGCCGTGCGTACCAGTTGGTGTGCGAGCCGCAGTCGCCGCACAGGATCACGTCGTCCGGCAGCTGGGTGGATAGCTCCCAGAAGATGCGCTGCGGATTGATCGGCCTGGCCGGCTCCATCGCCGCCGCTTCGAGCGAGCGCCACCACTTGCGCACGTTCAGCTCGATGCGTTCGCGCCAGTCCGCATTGCCCTTTCCGTTCAGCAGCGGCAGCAGTCGTCGCAGTACCTCGGCGCTGTCGCCGATCAGGTTCACCTCGGTGGGATAGCGCATGGAAACGTTGCGCGGATCGATATCGATCTGCACGGCGCGCGCCTGCCCTTCCGGCGGCAGGAATTCGACGTAGGGCATGGTGGTGCCGATCATCAGCAGCGTGTCGCAGTCGTCCATCAACTGCCAGCTCGGCCGCGTACCGAGGATGCCGATGGAACCGGTGACATAGGGAAGATCGTCCGGCAGCGCCGCCTTTCCCAGCAAGGCCTTGGCCACGCCCGCGTCCAGGCGCTCGGCGACGGCCTGCACCTCGTGGCCCGCATGCAGCGCGCCGGCGCCGACCAGGATCGCCACGCGCTCGCCCTGGTTCAACACGTCGGCGGCGCGCTGGATGTCCTGGTCGGTGGGCACGGGACGCGCGATGGCAGGGCCGACACCCGAAAGCACATCGCCATGTTGACGCGGCGGGCACGGCATCGCCGGCAGCTCCTGCACGTCATTGGGCAGGATCACGCAGCACACCGTGCGCTCCGCGATCGCGATGCGTATGGCGCGATCCACCACGTGTCGCGCCTGCGCGGGCGTATTGACCGTTTCCACGTAGCGGGACACGTCCTTGAACAGCGAGTGCAGGTCCACCTCCTGCTGGTAGTCGCTGCCCAGCGCCGAGCGCGGCTGCTGGCCGACGATGGCGAGCACGGGCATGTGATCCATGCGCGCGTCGTACAGGCCGTTCAACAGGTGGATCGCACCCGGGCCCGACGTCGCCAGGCAGACGCCGAGGTTCCCGGTGAACTTGGCGTGGCCGCACGCCATGAACGCGGCCATCTCTTCATGGCGCACGCGCACGTACTCGAACCTGTCCGCGGCGCGCCCCATCGCGCCCATCAGCCCGTTGATGCCATCGCCCGGATAGCCGAACACGCGATCGACCTTCCAGGCAGTCAGGCGTTCGAGTACGAAATCGGCAACCGTGTATTTCATGGCGAGAGTCCTTCATGGCAGACATCCACGGATAGCGACATCGCCGTTAGCAGAGGATCAATCGAGCGGCCAGGAAGCGTCAGCATGTTCCGCGGGGAAACTTTGCCGGCACGAATTCCCCTTTCGCGCGAACTGACGCGCGATGCGCGCGATCGGTGCCTGGCACAGCGCTTGCTGCATTTGCATCGCGTGCCTTCGCCTTCGCCGGCAAGGTCGCATCTCACGGTTTGCCGACGAAGAGGAATTGCCATGAACCGAGACCACCGGCCACGCGACTATCGGGACACCTATGGAAGCGATCAGGAATACGAAGCACGGCGCAACCGCGAAGAGTCCACCTGGCCGCGCCGCCAGGGCAGCGGACAGCTGACCGAAGACGTCTACGCCGGCGCCCGCAACGACCAGGGCTTCGGCAGCTTCGGACGTCCATTCGGCGAGCTCTACGAGCGCGACGATCCGTCGTCGTCGTGGAGCTACCAACGGGACAACCGCTGGCACAGCGAAGAACCGCGCGGACGCGCTCGCCAGATGCAGGGCGGCCGCCGGCAACAGCCATGGGGCACGCGGCACACCAGCTACTACGACGACGAACTCTCGAATGCGCCCTTCGACGAAGAAGACACCAGCGGCTACGCGCAGGGTTATGCAGGATTCGGCCAGCCACCGCGCAGGCCGTGGCCCAGTCCGGGCGGCTATGGCCCGTGGGCGAGCCAGGGCGCGCGGCCGCGCTCGCGTTACCAGGAGCAAGGCGAGCACCGCGGCAAGGGGCCGATGGGCTATCGCCGATCCGACGAACGCATCCGCGATGACGTGTGCGAAGCGCTGACGCTCGACCCATGGCTGGATGCCACGCACATCCAGGTCAACGTCGACGGCGGCGTGGTGACCCTGCAGGGCACCGTGTCGGACCGGCACATGAAATATCGCGCCGAAGAATGCGCCGACCAGGCCAGCGGCGTGCAGGATGTCGAGAACCGCATCCGTGTCGCCGGCGCCGGCACCACCAGCGAAAGCCTCGTGAACCCCTCACCGACCCGATCCAGCGACGACCCGTTGCTGTCGCGCTGAGCAGCAAAGGAGACATGCCATGCCCGAAGCAAGCTACCACTGCGGCCACCCCGGCTGTCGATGCATGATCGACAAGAACCAGGGCGAATTCTGCAGCGACTATTGCCGCCAGGCGGCGAAACTGCCGACGACGGAGGCCCAGTGCGGCTGCGGCCATCCAGCCTGCCAGACGCAGGTGCATGCCGCACCGGAACAACAATCCGACGGTTGACGCGCGTGCCTACTCCTTGTGTTCCGCGCCTTCCACCGACGCGCGCAATGCGGACGAGATGGCCGCATCGCCGTTGACCAGGTCTTTCCACGCCAGGGCGATGCCCTGGCGATGACCACGCAAGGTCAGCTTCAGTCCATCGGGATCGATGAGCAGCGTGTATCGCTGCTCACCGACGGTGAGTTCGCGTCGCAACGGTTTATCGAGTGGGGTCATGAAGTTCCTCCCGGCAGGCGGCGGGCCTTCGTCGTCGAAGTCGCCTAGGTGCGCAGTACGAGCCAGATGTTCAGCCCGATCACCAGCATCGCGGCAAGGGCAGCCAGCGCTACCACCGCGTGTGGCACCGCATAGTTCCCCATGATTCGTGTCTGGCCGATGAACCAGACGATCGCGACCATGGGAAATGGCAGGGTCAAGCTGAGGATGACCTGACTGGCGATCAACGCCTGCGTGATGTCGACGCCGCACGCCACCACGACCACGCTGGGCAGCACCGTCACCCATCGTCGCACCCAGATCGGCACGCGAAAGCGGACGAAACCCTGCATGATCATCTGGCCCGCCCATGGTGCCGACCAGCGAACTCGACACACCCGAGGCGACCAGCGACACCAGGAACCAACCTGCCGCCGCACCGCCCAGCAGAGGCACCAGCGTGCGATAGGCCTGCTCCAATCCGACGGACGTCGCGTGCGCATGGTGGAACGTGCCCGCCGCCGTCGCGGTCATCGCGAGGTTCACCAGCCCCGCGATGCCGAGTGCGGCCAGCACTTCCCAGCATGAATAGCGCAGCAGACGCGCTCGATCGACCTTCGGAAGCCAGCCGAGCCGGAAGCCCGACAAGCCCGCATGCAGGTACAGTGCATGGGGCATCACCGTCGCACCGACGATGCCGGCGGCGAGCAGCAGTGCATGGCCATCGGGAAACCGCGGCGACACCAGCCCCTTTCCCATCGCCTGCCAGTCGGGTCGCGAGAACACGAGCTGCATCACGTAGGCGAGGCAGACGATGCCGATCATCGCCGCGATGATCCACTCCGTGCGACGGAACCCGTGGCGATCCCAGTACAGCAGTCCAAACACCAGCGCCACGGTGACGCCCATGGCCGGCAACATCGGGATGTGCAGCAGCAGCGCGATGCCGAGCGAACCGCCGAGGAATTCGGCTACGTCGGTGGCCATCGCCGAGACTTCACCGGCCAGCCACATGACGACAACGACCGGCGCCGGCCAGTGCTCACGACATATTTCCGCCAGGCCCTTGCTCGTGGCGATACCCAGCCGCGCCGCCAGCGACTGGAACAGCAGCGCCACCAGGTTCGCCGACAGCACCACCCACAACAGCCCGTAGCCATAGCGCGCGCCGGCTTCGAGATTGGTGGCGTAGTTGCCGGGATCGATATAGGCGACCGAAGCCATCACCGCCGGCCCGACGAAGGGTGCGAACGCAGCCACGCCGCGGCGCGACCCACGCATCGATTCGCGCATGCCATGGATCGTTCGCTGGCTTCGGATATCCAAGACGCGCTGCCCCGCTCTCGCTCATCGCGAGGGCGAGTGTGGCGTCAGCGGGAGTCTTCGCGATGGAAAGCCCGGCTGACGCCCGTATTCACGACACGCCATCCGGGCTCATCGACGCAAGCACCATGCGTGAATGCCACGGCATCCACCACGCCGCGGGCAGGATGAACCGCACGGCCGACATCGCGCCGAAGCATGCAGGAGCACACTATGGCATCCATCAAGTCGATCACCGATCTGTTCATCCACGCGCTTTCCGACATCTATAGCGCCGAGAAGCAACTCACCCGCGCCTTGCCACGGCTCGCGCACGCGGCCTCGGACGCCGAACTGTCCGAGGCCTTCCAGGCCCACGCCGAAGAAACGCAGGGACAGGTCGAGCGCATCGACCGCATCGTCGAGATCCTCGAGATCCGCCTCACGCGCATGAAGAGCGCGGCGATGGAAGGACTGATCGACGAAGGGCGCGACATGATAGAGGGCATCGCCGCGGGCCCCCTGCGCGACACGGCCCTGATCGCTGCCGCGCAGAAGGTCGAACACCATGAAATCGCCGCCTACGGCACGCTATGCACGCTGGCCAGGCATCTCGGCTACAAGGACGCGATTCCGCTGCTGGAGGAAACGCTCGATGAAGAAAAACAAACCGACAAGAAACTCTCCGCTATAGCCGAGCAAGGCGGCACCAACGAAGCGGCGACCGGACAGCCCGCCCGGCGCGGCACCGCCTGACTCGGCAGTGCACACATGCGGGCTTCCGCGGCGTTGCCAGCCGTGCCGCGCATCGTCACGTCAGGCGCACAGCCAGTACGCCACCGGCCGCTGCCCGGGCGGCGGAACAGGATCGCCCACCGGTGGCGGCGAAGGCTCGGGGTCGGTGAGCGGCGGACGCGCCGGCTGTGGCACGGGCGGCTCCGGCGGAGGGATGTCCGGCGCAGGCGGCGAAGGCGGCTTGGGCGGTTCCGGTGGCGGCGCCGGAGCGGGATCCGGTGGGACGGAGAGCAGACCGCGCATGTGGGACAACGAAACGCGCGGGCGGTACAGCGACTGCAAATGCATGAAGGGTTCCTGCGTGGAAGTACGAACTGTTCCGTCAGCTTGCAGCACGACCCTTCCATGCACCGCGACGCCGGTGTTAAAGGACTCTTCCACAAGTTTGCCGCTGTCGAATGCGCGTCGGCGGCGCAACCTGCGTTCAGGCAGCTTGCGATACTCAACCCGAGGCGGCGTGGTCCGCCGTGCACCAGCCCGCGACCGCGGAACGCCACGACGTGCAACTGTCCGACTCGCCCGTCGCGAGCCATTGCCGATGCAGCCGTTCAAGCGCGCGAATCAGCCCCTGCGCGGTAAAAGGTGCAAGCAGCCCGCCGGCAAGGAAGGGACGCGCCTGCTCGAAGCGCTCCAGTGCCACGGTCGAATCGAACAACACCATCAGCGGCAGGAAAGGTGCGCGCCCCTCCTTGCGCACCTTGTTCAGACGCGAGAAGTTCGCGCGCCACAGGTGGCTCTCGATGATCACGAAGCCTACGGGGTGAGGCGTTTCCCTGCTCTCCCGCGTGCGAAGCAGGCGCGATAGTTCATTGACGCAACGAACCGTGAGAACCATGTTGCGCAGACCCGCTTCGTTGAGCTGCGTGCGGATCTGCTGTGCGCGTTCAGGTTCTTTGACGACGAGGACGATGGTAGGCCATTCAGGCATCATGGAGGCGACGCTGGATTGTGGGACATTCCAACAGACGCAAGTCGCGTGCCATCACAGCGCGAGTCGGGTCAACTCATGACCGTGGGCTTGTCGAAAGGCAGTCGTGTGGCGCCGAGCGCCGCCAGCGAATCATCGACGCGATGAAGCACATCGCGCGGCGCATCCACCACGATGAGGATGCGGCCCAGCGAAATCTCTTCCTGGAACTGCCGTCGCACCGGATCCGGCACGGCGGACCCCGCCAGTGCCGTCGCCCATCCACCGACGGCCGCGCCACCCAGCGTCATCGCGGCCGCACCGGCAAGCGTGATGCCCAATGGAGGGATGGCGATGGCGATCAAGCCCGCCAGCAGGCCCGTAGCCGCACCTCCCGCGACGCCACGGATCGCCGCGGGGTAGAAGTCGCCCTCGACGACCTTGCGCTCGTCGGGTATCACATCGAGCTCGATATCCGATCGCGCGATCAGGGAAATATCCTCGTCGGCCGCACCGCCGTCGCGTGCAGCCGCCATTGCCGTACTGGCCGCCGCCACATCCGGCACGCTGAACACATGTCGCGTCTTCATGGTTCCAGTGCTCCGTCATCTGGCACCACCCTAGCCACGCACAAGTAAAAGCGGCGGCAAGCCCGCGTGGCTGTCGCGCCACGTTCAGCGGGAAGATTTTTCCGACGCGGGAACTTCATGCCATGTTGGCGGCACGCAGACGCCGGCACGACAAGCCACGCCTGACCCTGCATGCATCACCACGGCGGACAAACCACGTGAGCATCCAGGCCTGGCTGCTGTTGCTCGGCATCCTGCTGTTGATCTCCTCCCTGCTGGGAGGATGGATCCGGCGTACGCCGATGACGCCATTCGTGCTGTATGTGGTGGCCGGCGTCGCGCTCGGTCCGTGGCTCGCCGACCAGGCGCGCGTCGACCTGGTGAAATATGCGCCGGTGCTCGAACGCGCGACCGAACTGGCGCTCGTGGTCTCACTGTTCATCGGTGGCCTCAAACTGCGCGCGCTGTGGCATGAAATGTCGTGGAGCACCGGTGTCAGGCTGGCGGTGCCAGCCATGCTGCTCACCGTGGGCGCCATGACGCTCGCCGCACACGCGCTGTTCGCCGCCAGCTGGCCCATGGCGCTGTTGTTCTCGGCCGCCGTGGCGCCCACCGACCCCGTGCTGGCCAGCCTGGTGTCGGTGGACGATGCGGACGACACCGACGGCCTGCGCGTCGCGCTGTCGACCGAAGCGGGCCTGAACGATGGCGCCGGCATGCCGCTGCTTCTGCTCGCCCTGCTGCTGTTCCATGAATCCACGGCACGCGCGGATCTGTGGAACTGGTTCCTGCGCGACGTCGTCTGGGCGCTGCCCGCCGGCATCGCGGTCGGTTTCGGTCTCGCGCTGCTGACGGGCGCACTCGCCACGCATATCAAGGCACGCAGCCAGGACACCGGCCCGAACGATTTCCTCGCGCTCGCCCTGCTCGCCATCACCTACGCCGCCGCACAGTACCTGCACGCATCGGTCTTCCTTGCCTCGTTCGCCGCGGGCCTGGGACTTCGGCATGCCGAGTGGCGCGTGGTGCAGCGCCATCCCAGCCCGCACAGCAAGGGCAGCTCGGACGTCCATCCACCCGCGGAGGTGCTCATCAATCCCAACCAGCGTGACAGTGAAGTGGCGAAACATCCGTGGGCGTCGATCGGCCTGGTGGTGTCCGATGCGCTGTCGTTCGGCGACACGCTGGAACGCCTTATCGGCGCCGGCGTGCTGTTGTTCCTCGGCATCGCACTGGCCAGCTATGCCAGCCTTTCGGCAGTCGTGCTGGCGGCGCTGCTGTTCCTGGTGGTGCGTCCCCTCGCGGTGCTCGCGGTAACGGGACATTGCGGGCTTCGCTGGCCACGCAGGCTGCTGCTCGGCTGGCTCGGCATCCGCGGACTGGGCAGCCTGAGTTATCTCGCCTACGCGATCACGCACGGCCTGCCTTCGTCGGCGGCCACGCAACTGAGCGAATGGATCGTGACCCTCGTGGTGCTGAGCATCCTCGTGCATGGCACCAGCACGCAGCCCTTGATGGCGTGGCGCGCCTCGCGCATGGCGCAGCGACGCAGCCACGGATCGTAGCGCCGTGGCCGCGACGTTGAGCGTGCGCCAAGGGTTCGTGTGCGTGGAACCTCCCGCTGATGCGCAGCGCGCATCGCCCGAGCGGTGGCATGGAGCTTGCGGTCTCCCGATGGCCGCGTCGCGATGCATCGCCTGCGCGTCCCCCACGTTTTCCCGCGCTTTCGAAGGAGGAATCCCCGATGTTCGCTCACAACAAAAAGCTGCAGTATTCCGTGCATGTCGAAGAATGCAATCCGGGCCTGGCCAACCTGATGCTCGAGCAGTTTGGCGGACCACAGGGCGAGCTCGCCGCTGCGATGCGCTATTTCACGCAGGCCTTGGCCGAGGAAGACCCCGGCAGAAAGGACATGCTGCTCGACATCGCCACGGAGGAGCTCAGTCATCTGGAAGTCATCGGCTCGATCGTGGCCATGCTCAACCGCGGCGCCAAGGGCGAGCTGGCGGAGGCCGTCGCTGCCGAAGCCGATCTGTACCGGGCCATGCAAGGTGCCGGCAATGATTCCCATGTGACGCAATTGCTCTATGGCGGAGGCCCCGCCCTCATCAACTCCGGCGGCATGCTGTGGACGGCCGGCTACATCGATTCCATCGGCGACCCGACGTGCGACCTGCGATCGAACATCGCGGCCGAAGCGCGGGCCAAGATCATTTACGAGCGCCTCATCAACGTGACGGCGGATGCCGGCGTGAAGGATGCGCTCGGCTTTCTCATGACCCGGGAAATCTCGCACCAGCAGTCCTTCGAAAAGGCGCTGTATGCCATCGAACCCAACTTCCCGCCCGGGAAGCTGCCTGGCAATCCGGAGTTTGCCAATGTCTATGTCAACACTTCGCAAGGCGATGGCGACATGCGCGGTCCATGGAACAGCGACGACAACTTCCGCTACGTCAGCGACCGCGAAGCCCAGCTGGCCATGGACGGCGGCGACGGCAAGCCTTCGGTGAAACTCGGCAAGCAACAACAGGAATGCCTGTCGGCATTCGCGGGCCGCACCGCCTCGGAAACCGACAGCAATCCCACCACGGGCGCCGAGCTTGGGAAACAGGACTATTGATCCTTCGTGCGCGAAGAGAGCGACCACCCCGCGGGGTGGCCGCTCCAGCGAAGCCGGCTATCGCCGCTTGCGGTACGCATGCGCCACGACAACGCGCGACGCTCGCCCGTTCGTGGCCAGCCCACGTGCCTCGCCTTCTTGCGAATACCGCGCGAACGCGTCGTCCTCGACGGCTACCTCTGCATCGTCGACTGATTACTCGATCTCGCCATAGTTCTTCATCACATCCTGGGGACCACCGTAGTGCTCGTCCTTGAGCTGCTTGACCACGTCGAGCTCCTCCTTGGGCGCGCCATTGCGTTCCGCCTGCTTGATCAGGGTCTGCTTGTCGGTGGGGTAGCTCACGTCGTGAAGATATTTCTGCACGTTCGCGGGCGACGAACCTCCCAGGCCTCGTGTCATGTTTCGCCCTCCTCGGCTCGGGTTGGCTGTTCCTGGGCTCTTGCGCAGCGCGGCTGCCGAGTACATCGATGTGTACCCGGCGATCTTCGATGCAACGCCGGTGCCAGCCCGTGGCGATGACGCCGCAACGGCGTGGCTCGCGCGGGATGGCCATGGGCGGTGCCGGCGCGTTGCCCCCGTCGGTACATAACGACCATCTGCCGGCAACAATGACCGACCCGCTTTTCAAATCCGCATGAGCGATGGCCGATACGGTCCGGTACGGCAATTGCTTGCTCTTCTTGCCACCTGATTCAGGAATCGACATGCGCGACGCCTCCTGTTCCGCCCTCATGGGCCATCCTTCGATCGCCCGTGGCAGGAATGCGGGCCGCCGGCATGGGTCCGCACTTATCCCGCCTTCGATCGCCGCCATGGCACGCGATCGCCTCGACAGCCAGAACGTCATCGGCGGCATGTATTACCTGTGCCTGGAACGTTGTGCCGCCTGCAGCGATCCGCTGATGAGCGGCCTCGATCCGGCACGCCTGCGCGCCTTCCGCCTTGGGGATGCACCTTTCGCCCGGGATCTCAGGCGCATGCTCACGGTGTTCTCGTTCTGCGGCCGCATCGACAGCGTATCCAGTGGCATCGTGCTGCCGCAGATCCGTGCACTGGCCGACTGCATGAAGACCACCCGTCCGGATGGTGTGGACTCGCTGCGGCTCGTGCTGAGTGCCGAGCAGGTCGACGAAACCGCATGGGGGTTGCTGCTGGCGCTGGTGAAGGACGCGGAGCTGACCACGCTCAGCGAAGTCACCGAGGCGCTGTATGCGGCGCAACGCATGCAACGCCAGCTCGTACAGCAACACTACGAGGAGCTCATGCTGCTGCTGTCGCGCATGGCGGAGGGGCCGTACCGCGAGCATCGCCGCCTGTACTGATGGACAACGGCAAAGGCACCGGATGAATGCCCGGGAAGGCCTGACGCAAGGCAATCGCCGAAGGTAAGCCCTGCCGTCGAAGGAAACTTTTTCCGCGCCGGAGCCCGCGAATCACGCCGAAATGCCGCTACAGAGCGGTTTCTGCCGTGGCACGGATGTTGCCCGTACAGGATTGCGTCGATAGGAGCGCGCCAAACCGGATTTCGATCATGCCTACCCAGAACACGTCCCTGACTCCCCGAGGCTTCGCTGCGATGGATTCCGAGCGGCAACGCGAAATATCCAGCATCGGCGGCCGCGCTGCGCACGCCGGAGGCCACGCCCATCGTTTCACTTCCGAAGAGGCCCGTGCCGCTGGACGCAAGGGTGGCAGCGCGGTAAGCCGCGACCGCGAACACATGGCGACCATTGGCCGTCGCGGCGGTCGTAGCCGCAGTCGCGCGAAAGAACCGGATGAAGCACCCTCCGCAGCCATCAAGGAGTTCGCCCATGAGGCTTAAGCAGCGACTTTCCGTCCTCGCGCTGGCGCTGGCGAGTCTCGCGCTTGCGGGCTACCTGCATGCGCAAAGCAGCGCGTCGGGCACCGATACCTCGAGCCCCAGCGCGACGGACCAGACCTTCCTTCGCAAGGCGGCCACCGATGGCGCCACCGAGGTGGCGCTGGGCCAGCTGGCCATGCAGCATGCCCAGTCCAGCTCCACCAAGGACATGGCGCAACGCCTGGTGACCGACCACCGCAAGGCGAATGACGAACTCGCCAGCATCGCCATGCGAAAGCATGTCGAGGTGTCGGCGCGCCCCGATGCCGATGCGCTGGCCAAGGAAAAATCGTGGGGCTCGGGTGCTTCCTACGACCGCGCCTA
Proteins encoded in this window:
- a CDS encoding DUF4142 domain-containing protein; protein product: MRLKQRLSVLALALASLALAGYLHAQSSASGTDTSSPSATDQTFLRKAATDGATEVALGQLAMQHAQSSSTKDMAQRLVTDHRKANDELASIAMRKHVEVSARPDADALAKEKSWGSGASYDRAYAQTMVKDHREAVNLFTKATESKDADIRQFAQTTLPVLKQHLSMAEDLTKGGETHSSGAGSAGTP
- a CDS encoding DUF2795 domain-containing protein; translated protein: MTRGLGGSSPANVQKYLHDVSYPTDKQTLIKQAERNGAPKEELDVVKQLKDEHYGGPQDVMKNYGEIE
- a CDS encoding KGG domain-containing protein yields the protein MMPTQNTSLTPRGFAAMDSERQREISSIGGRAAHAGGHAHRFTSEEARAAGRKGGSAVSRDREHMATIGRRGGRSRSRAKEPDEAPSAAIKEFAHEA